One Pseudomonadota bacterium DNA window includes the following coding sequences:
- a CDS encoding MBL fold metallo-hydrolase: MKIISMTVGSMSVCCYLVFCEETREAVIIDPGGDESRVLAECKKQKASVKYIINTHGHPDHVCGNGAIKEATGAEIVIHKSDADFFGQPEVKQYFSILGLKPSPPPDRIVQDGDLISFGNEQLQVILTPGHTPGGICLYNAPNLFTGDTLFVGGVGRTDFPGGDGKTLSRAIRERLLVLPDETRVWPGHGYGGSSSTIGAEKKSNPFLANTFWTEG; encoded by the coding sequence ATGAAGATTATATCGATGACGGTCGGGTCAATGTCTGTCTGCTGTTATCTTGTCTTCTGTGAGGAGACAAGGGAAGCGGTCATCATTGACCCGGGCGGAGACGAGAGCAGGGTGTTGGCCGAATGTAAAAAGCAGAAGGCAAGCGTCAAATATATCATCAACACCCACGGTCATCCCGATCATGTCTGCGGCAATGGCGCCATCAAAGAGGCGACCGGCGCGGAAATCGTGATTCATAAAAGCGATGCTGATTTTTTCGGCCAGCCGGAGGTCAAACAGTACTTTTCAATATTGGGACTCAAACCGTCACCTCCGCCGGACAGGATTGTTCAGGACGGTGACCTGATCAGTTTCGGCAACGAGCAGCTGCAGGTCATTCTCACGCCGGGCCATACTCCGGGAGGGATCTGCCTGTATAATGCGCCGAATCTTTTCACCGGCGACACCCTCTTTGTCGGAGGTGTGGGGAGAACCGATTTCCCGGGTGGCGACGGTAAAACCCTGTCCCGGGCGATCAGGGAGCGCCTGCTGGTTCTTCCCGACGAAACACGGGTCTGGCCCGGACACGGTTATGGAGGCTCGTCCTCGACAATTGGTGCGGAAAAAAAGAGCAATCCCTTTCTTGCCAATACCTTCTGGACAGAGGGCTGA
- a CDS encoding type II toxin-antitoxin system VapC family toxin, whose product MKTYVFDSYAILAFLEDEPCAGMVEKALREVLQGKARGALCMINWGEIYYIVMREQGVEKAGEVVALLDQYPLELISADRGLTLAAATFKGKYKVAYADCFAAALGQQLNATVLTGDPEFKQLENEVKILWLP is encoded by the coding sequence ATGAAAACCTATGTCTTTGACAGTTATGCAATCCTCGCCTTTCTGGAAGATGAGCCCTGCGCCGGCATGGTAGAGAAAGCCCTGCGGGAGGTTTTGCAGGGTAAAGCGAGAGGGGCGCTCTGCATGATCAATTGGGGCGAGATCTACTACATCGTCATGCGGGAGCAGGGAGTTGAAAAAGCCGGGGAAGTTGTGGCGTTACTCGATCAATACCCCCTTGAACTGATCTCTGCGGACCGGGGCCTGACCCTTGCCGCTGCAACTTTCAAGGGCAAATATAAGGTTGCCTATGCGGATTGTTTTGCCGCCGCTCTCGGCCAACAACTCAATGCCACTGTTCTCACCGGGGATCCGGAATTCAAACAACTGGAGAATGAAGTGAAAATCCTCTGGCTTCCCTGA
- a CDS encoding SEL1-like repeat protein, translating to MGKIIVSLRLLFRGMFFLLLLSVFAVDLSAAEDHFQQNVITGHQGEVLSVAFSPDGKLLASGGLDGKLLVWDADSGKKLHDLGDNLEVTAVVFAPDGQRLTCAARTKDKNYVLQIWDFSREKLRETMEGHTQQINSIAYSADGKTIVSGSGDNAVRTWKASNGREMATYQEGKSDILGVSWSPDSNFIASSDNWDANIRIWDAQKDALVKNLKGHSDWVYAVVYSPDGSTLISASKDGSVRFWDVEAGTEQNNLREWWWGEVHDLDLNKDGTYLAGATEKGGVVLWYADSGKVLYALAGHQGTVNSVKFSDDGRRLVSGGKDGSIILWRMPALGGSAADFSRLAEAHEKGSEKIPEDQEEALKWYSKGAALGDMESMVRIGTMLSGGKGLSKDLKGAAGWFEKAAEKGHPDAQYMLGKMYAFGEGVEQDQGKAAQWWTKAADQGHALARKKLDMKFAAIDSETLDKDSVKWLANAAENGDLKAQFNLGVLYRDGGGEIEKSATKAVKWFRKAANQGHLEAQYNLAESYETGMGSPKSAKSAMKWYRQAAEGGHLESQFKYGEGLAKGDGVDQSDTEAVVWFRKAAEQGHVDSQFMLGNMYRLGKGVAKSDAEAVKWFQMAAEKGDQRVMYELGLMYTLGKGVGKDPAQAAKWYLAAAQQGDARAQFNIGLMYSLGEAVKKDAGRAAKWFGKAAEQGNAKAQYQYGLSLSTGSGIKKNQGEAVKWFRAAAEQDHPGAQYSLGESYASGKGVKQSDQEAVKWFSQSAQKGNAAAQLKLGLMYDLGKYVKENRTEAVKWYKMAAEQGDAEAQYNLGRSYATGSGVKSNSSQAAEWYAKAAEQGHVTAQYNLGLAYANGEGVKKSDRTAAEWIMKAAEKGDLEAQYRLGVFYCTGTGVDQDYMKAVEWWNRSAQKGDSRAAFFLGYMYETGSGVKRSVDQARKLYATAAKKGNVFARQTIRELAD from the coding sequence ATGGGGAAAATTATCGTGAGTCTGCGCCTTTTATTCCGGGGAATGTTTTTTTTGTTGCTGCTTTCTGTTTTTGCCGTCGACCTCTCGGCGGCTGAAGACCATTTCCAGCAGAACGTGATCACCGGTCATCAGGGGGAAGTCCTCTCGGTTGCTTTTTCACCGGACGGCAAACTGCTTGCTTCGGGAGGATTGGACGGCAAGTTGCTGGTCTGGGATGCGGACTCGGGCAAGAAACTTCACGACCTTGGCGATAACCTGGAAGTAACGGCAGTGGTGTTTGCCCCCGATGGCCAGCGATTGACCTGTGCCGCACGGACCAAGGACAAGAACTACGTTCTGCAGATTTGGGATTTCAGCAGGGAAAAACTTCGGGAAACCATGGAAGGGCATACCCAGCAGATTAACTCCATCGCCTATTCCGCAGATGGCAAAACGATCGTCTCCGGCAGTGGTGACAATGCGGTGCGCACCTGGAAAGCCTCGAACGGACGGGAGATGGCCACCTATCAGGAAGGAAAGAGCGATATTCTGGGAGTGAGCTGGTCCCCGGACAGTAATTTCATAGCAAGCTCCGACAACTGGGATGCGAATATCCGGATCTGGGATGCCCAGAAGGATGCACTGGTCAAAAATCTTAAAGGGCACAGCGACTGGGTTTATGCTGTTGTCTACTCTCCGGACGGGAGCACCCTGATCTCGGCAAGCAAGGATGGTTCAGTCAGATTCTGGGATGTTGAAGCAGGAACCGAGCAGAACAACCTTCGGGAATGGTGGTGGGGTGAGGTCCATGACCTGGATCTGAATAAAGATGGAACATATCTTGCGGGCGCTACTGAAAAAGGCGGCGTCGTTCTCTGGTATGCCGACAGCGGCAAGGTCCTTTATGCTCTGGCTGGTCATCAAGGGACCGTAAATTCTGTAAAATTTTCGGATGACGGCAGGAGGCTTGTTTCAGGGGGCAAAGATGGTTCGATCATCCTCTGGAGGATGCCGGCACTGGGAGGGAGTGCGGCAGATTTCTCCAGGCTTGCCGAGGCGCATGAAAAAGGATCCGAAAAGATTCCCGAAGATCAGGAAGAGGCTCTTAAGTGGTACAGCAAGGGTGCTGCGCTGGGAGATATGGAATCAATGGTTCGGATCGGCACGATGCTTTCCGGCGGCAAGGGGCTGTCCAAGGATCTGAAAGGGGCCGCCGGCTGGTTTGAAAAAGCGGCTGAAAAGGGGCATCCTGACGCGCAGTACATGCTTGGTAAAATGTATGCCTTTGGCGAGGGGGTTGAACAGGACCAGGGGAAAGCCGCCCAATGGTGGACAAAAGCCGCCGATCAGGGACACGCGCTTGCCAGGAAAAAACTGGATATGAAGTTTGCCGCCATCGACAGCGAAACCCTTGATAAAGATTCCGTGAAGTGGCTTGCCAACGCTGCTGAAAATGGTGATTTGAAGGCGCAGTTCAACCTGGGCGTACTCTACCGGGATGGTGGTGGGGAGATTGAAAAAAGTGCCACCAAAGCGGTCAAGTGGTTTCGCAAGGCGGCCAACCAGGGGCATCTGGAAGCCCAATACAACCTGGCGGAAAGTTATGAGACGGGGATGGGGTCGCCCAAATCGGCAAAAAGCGCAATGAAATGGTACCGGCAGGCGGCTGAGGGAGGACATCTGGAGTCGCAGTTCAAATATGGCGAAGGTCTGGCGAAGGGCGACGGTGTTGATCAGTCCGACACCGAGGCTGTTGTCTGGTTCAGGAAGGCCGCCGAGCAGGGGCATGTGGATTCTCAGTTCATGCTGGGGAACATGTACCGGCTGGGTAAGGGAGTTGCCAAAAGTGATGCCGAGGCTGTGAAATGGTTCCAAATGGCTGCCGAGAAAGGCGATCAGCGGGTCATGTATGAGCTTGGTCTGATGTATACCCTTGGCAAAGGGGTCGGCAAAGATCCTGCCCAGGCGGCAAAATGGTATCTGGCCGCCGCCCAGCAGGGTGATGCCCGGGCACAGTTCAATATCGGTCTGATGTACAGTCTGGGGGAAGCAGTCAAGAAGGATGCCGGGAGAGCGGCAAAGTGGTTCGGCAAGGCTGCCGAACAGGGGAATGCCAAGGCTCAGTACCAGTATGGGCTCAGTCTTTCTACCGGCAGCGGCATCAAGAAAAACCAGGGTGAAGCGGTGAAGTGGTTCCGCGCCGCTGCTGAACAGGACCACCCCGGTGCACAGTACAGTCTCGGGGAAAGTTATGCCTCCGGAAAAGGTGTCAAACAGTCTGATCAGGAGGCGGTGAAGTGGTTCAGTCAGTCTGCCCAGAAAGGAAATGCTGCCGCCCAGCTTAAACTCGGGTTGATGTATGACCTGGGTAAATATGTGAAGGAAAACCGTACTGAAGCTGTCAAATGGTACAAGATGGCGGCTGAACAGGGGGATGCTGAGGCCCAGTATAATCTGGGGCGCAGTTATGCGACAGGGTCGGGAGTGAAAAGCAACAGCTCCCAGGCTGCCGAATGGTATGCAAAGGCCGCTGAGCAGGGTCATGTTACCGCCCAGTACAATCTTGGACTTGCCTATGCAAATGGTGAGGGAGTTAAAAAATCGGACAGGACGGCCGCTGAATGGATTATGAAGGCAGCTGAAAAAGGTGACCTTGAGGCGCAATATCGCCTCGGAGTATTTTATTGTACCGGAACCGGCGTCGACCAGGATTATATGAAAGCGGTTGAATGGTGGAACCGGTCGGCTCAAAAGGGGGATTCGCGGGCGGCTTTCTTTCTGGGATATATGTACGAAACCGGTTCCGGGGTCAAAAGAAGTGTCGACCAGGCCAGAAAACTCTATGCTACCGCAGCCAAGAAAGGCAATGTGTTTGCCCGACAGACCATCAGGGAACTGGCTGATTAA
- a CDS encoding FKBP-type peptidyl-prolyl cis-trans isomerase has product MKKRIILASILMIIPVMSGCGQQADKSEKNIELKSFDDKVSYVLGLDIGTSLRETGTKIDLATFYRGIEDSLNEKKILMEEADIESTKRDFSKKIQQEYEAKMKGLADKNLEEGKAFFAANKDKEGVVVTESGLQYKVLVKGDGATPKATDQVKVHYRGKLLNGKEFDSSYKRDQPAAFRVNGVIRGWTEVLQLMPVGSKYEVYIPSDLAYGDREVGPDIGPNAALVFEVELLGIE; this is encoded by the coding sequence GTGAAAAAAAGAATAATCCTTGCAAGTATACTGATGATCATACCTGTGATGAGCGGTTGTGGCCAGCAGGCGGATAAAAGCGAAAAGAATATTGAGCTCAAGAGTTTTGACGACAAGGTCAGCTATGTTCTCGGTCTCGATATCGGAACATCTCTTCGGGAAACCGGGACCAAGATTGATCTTGCCACTTTCTACCGGGGAATCGAAGACAGTCTCAACGAGAAGAAGATCCTTATGGAAGAAGCTGATATTGAATCGACCAAAAGAGATTTTTCCAAAAAGATCCAGCAGGAATATGAAGCGAAAATGAAAGGGCTTGCCGATAAGAACCTCGAAGAGGGCAAGGCTTTCTTTGCCGCCAATAAGGACAAGGAAGGTGTGGTTGTCACCGAAAGCGGTCTCCAGTACAAGGTCCTGGTGAAAGGTGATGGGGCGACTCCCAAGGCCACGGATCAGGTTAAAGTTCATTATCGTGGCAAGCTGCTGAACGGCAAGGAGTTTGACAGTTCCTACAAGAGGGATCAGCCGGCAGCTTTCAGGGTCAATGGTGTCATCAGAGGCTGGACCGAGGTTCTGCAGTTGATGCCGGTCGGCAGTAAGTACGAGGTGTATATCCCCTCCGATCTTGCCTATGGTGATCGTGAAGTCGGGCCGGATATCGGTCCGAACGCAGCGCTGGTTTTTGAGGTGGAGCTTCTCGGGATAGAGTAA
- a CDS encoding Mrp/NBP35 family ATP-binding protein, which yields MGKTCGSSCESKKSTCGSKNAAVAQQDVAIATSLGRIKNKILVMSGKGGVGKSTVSTNLALGLAERGYKVGLMDVDLHGPDICRMLNLTARLSDMEKSGGLVPPMSYGKNLKVISLEYMMENRDDPIIWRGPLKIQAIRQFIADLDWGELDYLIIDAPPGTGDEPLTVANTIKDAQALVVTTPQEVALADVRKSLNFCKHVKMKVLGLVENMSGLVCPHCNKTVDLFKSGGGRKTADDFKVPFLGSIPLDPKVVLGGDSGNPYLVSQAESPAIQAFKNLVDNVEKSRATSVSLASVTKECGCGSGGCDPATCDC from the coding sequence ATGGGTAAAACTTGCGGCAGTTCTTGTGAGAGCAAGAAAAGCACATGCGGTTCAAAGAATGCTGCTGTTGCGCAACAGGATGTGGCGATCGCCACCTCTCTTGGCAGGATCAAGAATAAAATTCTCGTGATGAGCGGCAAAGGGGGGGTCGGCAAGAGCACGGTCTCGACAAATCTCGCCCTGGGTCTTGCCGAGCGCGGGTATAAAGTCGGGCTCATGGATGTTGACCTGCACGGCCCCGATATCTGCAGGATGCTTAATCTCACTGCCAGACTTTCCGATATGGAAAAATCCGGAGGGCTTGTGCCTCCCATGTCTTACGGGAAAAATCTCAAGGTTATTTCTCTTGAATATATGATGGAAAATCGCGATGATCCGATCATCTGGCGTGGTCCGTTGAAGATCCAGGCGATACGACAGTTCATTGCAGATCTGGACTGGGGAGAACTCGACTATTTGATCATCGATGCGCCCCCCGGGACCGGCGATGAGCCCCTGACCGTTGCCAACACCATCAAAGACGCTCAGGCGCTGGTCGTGACCACGCCCCAGGAAGTGGCGCTGGCCGATGTGCGAAAATCATTGAATTTCTGCAAACATGTCAAGATGAAAGTTCTCGGGCTGGTCGAGAACATGAGCGGACTTGTCTGCCCGCACTGCAATAAAACGGTGGATCTGTTCAAGAGCGGCGGCGGCCGCAAAACGGCGGATGACTTCAAGGTGCCTTTCCTCGGCAGTATTCCGCTTGATCCGAAGGTGGTGCTCGGAGGCGACTCCGGCAACCCCTATCTGGTTTCGCAGGCGGAAAGCCCGGCGATTCAGGCATTCAAAAATCTGGTCGATAATGTCGAGAAATCACGGGCAACATCCGTTTCGCTCGCTTCGGTAACGAAGGAATGCGGGTGCGGCAGCGGTGGGTGTGACCCGGCTACCTGTGATTGTTGA
- the selB gene encoding selenocysteine-specific translation elongation factor has product MREVVLGTAGHVDHGKTSLVKALTGIDTDRLKEEKARGITIELGFAYLDLPCGHRLGIVDVPGHEKFVRNMVAGATGIDIVAFVIAADEGIMPQTSEHFEICQLLGVRRGVIVVTKKDMVEPEWLEMVQEEIREYFVGSFLEGAPLVAVSSVTGEGIDRVKEEIDRLVAASDFSEAFGPFRMPVDRVFSVKGFGVVVTGTSISGRLAVGDEVKFYPGGQAGRVRGIQVHSDDAKQVEAGKRTAINVQGVDRESVSRGNVLASAGCLDPSYIMDAEFIYLSSNPKELKNRSRVRIHIGTAEIMGRIVLLDDEKLAPGSVANVQLLFEEPASAWADDHYVVRSYSPVYTIGGGRIFNSRAFKKKRFREANQEIFRVYREGEIEDRILQHVREAGIAGLTPDDLSVRIGLFGKKMAKILDAPISARKLIMIDSDRKRMVEGGVYEEQLVKVCAIVEEFHRNNPLKPGIPKEELRNKLSANENLKLFHSLLNDLVRKGRLSQDEAVVKVAGHEVSTEGDTGELKETMAAFYLAAGLSAPTVKELREKFKGSSETLVKGVLDLLVREEVVCKISEDLFYHSQVINKIKEDLVKVIRENGEIDAQGFKNLTGLSRKFSIPLLEFFDRAKITLRVGDKRILRERQKQ; this is encoded by the coding sequence ATGCGCGAAGTTGTTCTCGGCACCGCCGGTCATGTCGATCACGGCAAGACCAGCCTGGTAAAAGCGCTGACCGGTATTGATACCGATCGCCTGAAGGAAGAAAAGGCGCGGGGGATCACCATTGAACTCGGATTCGCCTACCTTGATCTGCCCTGCGGGCACCGCCTCGGCATCGTCGATGTGCCCGGACATGAAAAGTTTGTCCGCAATATGGTTGCCGGCGCAACGGGGATTGATATCGTGGCTTTCGTGATTGCCGCCGACGAGGGCATCATGCCCCAGACCAGTGAACATTTCGAAATCTGTCAACTCCTGGGCGTCCGGCGCGGAGTCATTGTCGTCACCAAAAAAGACATGGTGGAGCCGGAGTGGCTTGAGATGGTCCAGGAGGAGATCCGGGAGTACTTTGTCGGCAGTTTCCTGGAGGGGGCGCCGCTGGTCGCCGTATCGTCCGTTACCGGCGAGGGGATTGACCGGGTCAAGGAGGAGATTGACCGGCTGGTTGCCGCCAGCGATTTTTCCGAGGCTTTCGGGCCCTTCAGAATGCCGGTCGATCGGGTGTTTTCCGTCAAGGGTTTCGGGGTCGTGGTGACCGGGACTTCCATTTCCGGGCGGCTCGCGGTGGGTGATGAAGTGAAGTTCTATCCGGGCGGTCAGGCAGGTCGCGTCCGGGGGATTCAGGTCCACTCCGATGATGCCAAGCAGGTGGAGGCCGGCAAGAGGACCGCAATCAATGTGCAGGGCGTTGATCGGGAGTCTGTCAGCCGGGGCAACGTTCTTGCCAGTGCGGGCTGCCTTGATCCGTCATACATCATGGACGCCGAGTTTATCTATCTCTCCTCAAATCCGAAAGAACTCAAGAACAGATCAAGAGTCAGAATTCATATCGGGACCGCGGAAATTATGGGGCGAATCGTTCTGCTGGATGATGAGAAGCTGGCCCCGGGTTCGGTTGCCAATGTGCAGTTATTGTTTGAGGAGCCTGCCTCCGCCTGGGCCGACGATCATTATGTGGTGCGCAGCTATTCTCCGGTGTATACCATCGGCGGTGGCAGGATATTCAACAGCAGGGCGTTCAAGAAAAAGCGTTTCCGAGAGGCGAATCAGGAAATTTTCCGCGTTTATCGGGAAGGTGAGATCGAAGATCGGATTCTCCAGCATGTGCGGGAGGCGGGCATCGCCGGTTTGACTCCTGATGATCTGTCGGTCAGGATCGGGCTGTTCGGCAAAAAAATGGCCAAGATTCTTGATGCACCGATCTCGGCCAGAAAACTGATCATGATCGACAGTGACCGGAAAAGGATGGTTGAGGGTGGTGTCTATGAAGAGCAACTTGTAAAAGTGTGCGCGATCGTTGAGGAATTCCACCGGAACAACCCCCTGAAACCAGGAATACCGAAAGAAGAGCTGCGCAATAAACTTTCTGCCAATGAAAACCTGAAGCTCTTTCATTCCCTGCTGAATGATCTGGTCAGAAAGGGGAGGTTGAGCCAGGATGAGGCGGTGGTGAAGGTTGCCGGCCATGAAGTTTCCACCGAGGGCGATACCGGTGAACTGAAGGAAACAATGGCTGCTTTCTATCTTGCGGCAGGGCTTTCTGCGCCAACGGTGAAAGAGCTGCGGGAAAAATTCAAAGGCAGCTCCGAGACCCTGGTGAAAGGGGTTCTTGACCTCCTGGTGCGGGAAGAGGTTGTCTGCAAAATCAGTGAAGATCTCTTCTATCACTCGCAAGTCATAAACAAAATCAAGGAAGATCTGGTGAAAGTAATCCGGGAGAACGGTGAAATCGATGCCCAGGGCTTTAAAAACCTGACCGGCCTGTCCAGGAAGTTCTCCATCCCCCTTCTCGAATTTTTCGACCGCGCCAAGATCACCCTGCGGGTCGGCGACAAAAGAATCCTGCGGGAACGCCAGAAGCAATAA
- a CDS encoding AbrB/MazE/SpoVT family DNA-binding domain-containing protein gives MTTTTATIKGQVTIPVGLRKKLNIHQGTRLKVMEKNGLIIMEPLPDDLILAGRGMLKTKGGALRSLLADREAEAEK, from the coding sequence ATGACAACAACCACGGCAACGATCAAAGGCCAGGTCACCATCCCGGTCGGACTCAGAAAAAAACTGAACATTCATCAGGGGACCCGCCTGAAAGTGATGGAGAAAAACGGCCTGATCATTATGGAGCCCCTTCCCGACGATCTGATCCTGGCCGGGCGCGGCATGCTGAAAACCAAGGGCGGGGCGCTCAGGAGTCTGCTGGCTGACCGGGAAGCAGAGGCGGAAAAATGA
- a CDS encoding GGDEF domain-containing protein codes for MAAVLTRRIFHFFVPGGLLLAACIIFNGNEGMLHWRPVVARGMLLAVPAAALIIGWRFNRFNPVLAVLALVLSELAIYEFVRGTDVDLPLASVVHGSVSVLLPVNLVFLAWSGERGIFNSSGFFKTATLVSQPFLVAWIYSSYPLLTENLAKNIIPFALPVPINIPDFGVLAYGFSLLALFIHLARKRGAVETGFVWALAASYFALSVYSGLLSTICFAFGGLILAVSIIEAAYSMAYRDELTGLAARRSLNELFLRLTGRYTVAMLDIDHFKKFNDTYGHDVGDQVLRMVAARISRVRGGGKPFRYGGEEFTVVFPGKGKEDVLEHLEALRQSIEDSDFYVRDYKRPRKKGDKRAAKGRNPDKKVGVTVSIGVASRDDGKMTAEQLVKAADQALYRAKGKGRNCLVS; via the coding sequence ATGGCAGCGGTGCTTACCAGAAGGATATTTCATTTTTTTGTGCCGGGCGGCCTGCTGCTGGCCGCCTGTATCATTTTTAATGGCAATGAGGGCATGCTCCACTGGCGGCCGGTGGTTGCCAGGGGCATGCTCCTCGCGGTTCCTGCTGCAGCGTTGATTATCGGGTGGCGGTTTAATCGATTCAACCCCGTTCTGGCCGTACTTGCCCTTGTTCTTTCGGAACTGGCCATCTATGAGTTTGTGCGGGGAACTGATGTTGATCTGCCGCTGGCTTCGGTTGTCCATGGCTCCGTATCGGTGCTTCTGCCGGTGAATCTTGTTTTCCTGGCCTGGTCAGGGGAGCGGGGGATATTTAATTCCAGCGGTTTTTTCAAAACGGCAACCCTTGTCAGCCAGCCGTTTCTTGTTGCCTGGATTTACAGCTCTTATCCGCTGTTGACGGAAAATCTTGCAAAAAATATTATCCCGTTTGCGCTTCCTGTCCCGATCAATATTCCGGATTTCGGGGTTCTTGCCTATGGGTTTTCCCTGCTGGCTCTATTTATTCATCTGGCCAGGAAACGGGGGGCGGTCGAGACCGGATTTGTCTGGGCGCTGGCGGCCAGTTATTTTGCCCTGTCTGTGTACTCGGGGCTTCTCTCAACGATCTGTTTTGCCTTTGGTGGTTTGATTCTGGCGGTTTCCATAATCGAGGCCGCATACTCCATGGCCTACCGTGACGAATTGACCGGTCTTGCGGCGAGAAGATCATTGAATGAACTCTTCCTCAGGCTGACCGGGCGATACACGGTGGCGATGCTTGATATTGATCATTTCAAAAAATTCAACGACACCTATGGCCATGATGTGGGTGATCAGGTCTTAAGGATGGTCGCGGCTCGAATATCCCGCGTCCGGGGGGGCGGTAAGCCCTTCAGGTATGGCGGTGAAGAGTTCACAGTCGTATTCCCCGGCAAGGGTAAAGAGGATGTGCTGGAACATCTGGAGGCATTGCGGCAGTCTATAGAAGACAGTGATTTTTATGTCAGGGATTATAAACGGCCCAGGAAAAAGGGCGATAAAAGAGCCGCCAAAGGCAGGAACCCGGATAAAAAAGTTGGCGTGACCGTGAGCATCGGTGTCGCTTCACGCGATGACGGAAAAATGACCGCAGAGCAGTTGGTGAAAGCGGCGGATCAGGCTCTGTATCGTGCAAAGGGCAAAGGGCGGAACTGCCTGGTGAGTTGA